In the Methanoculleus taiwanensis genome, AATTTTCCCGCTGCCGAATAGCGCGCGCGCCTGTACAAACACCGCAGGATGCCCGGAATGCCGCCCCCGGCAGGGCCTGCGGTGCCGCATTCCGGGAGGCGCGAAACATCATTTCTAGAACGATTTCATCCCCCGGAAAACAGACCATTTCCTGAGAACTCCCTTCTCCTGTCGCCAATATTTTCGGCACATTTTAATAGATCTGCAGGATATTTCACCGGAGTTCGAAAATTGGTATAAAATAATTCCGTCGGAGACGACAACACAAAACATATATATATTTTAAAAGTATTCGTTATTGTCGAGTGACCGCCCGATACCGGGCGAAAGACACATTAGGTGATAAACCATGAACTTCAGAGAGAATGAAGATGCAGTCTCACCGGTCATCGGTGTGATCTTAATGGTCGCCATCACGGTGATCCTCGCTGCGGTTATCGCAGCGTTCGTGTTCGGAATGGCGGGAAGCGTGGATACCCAGAAGAATGTCGCTATCGGGGTTAAGCAGGTCGCTACAAACAACCTGCAGGTAACAGTTCAGGGCGGTCAGGACCTGCCGGAACTCCAGTATCTGAAAGTGACTATTGATGGCGGTACCGCGATCTACACTATCGACGGTCAGAGCACTTTAGAGGCCACAACTGCTGTTAAAGTAGTCACGTCATCATTAAGTGTTGGAGAAGTATTTACAGCAGCTGGGCTTTCTGACAGCAATGATCACGTTGTTGTAGTCGGTCACTTCAACGACGGTAAAGAACAGTTACTCATTGATACCAACATTTAAAACCTCTTTTTTTCCATGGATACGCCAAGTAGAGAAAGCACCAAGGTTCTCCTACTTGCATTAATTCTCTCATTGTCTGTCGGCTATCCAGCACTATATCTGACCGATGAATGGATTTCCGCAAACCAACTGAACCACATCGTACACGGGAAAGATCTCCTGCATGATTACGAGCCATATGGCGCATTGAACTATCAGGAGAGCCATGACAACCTTCTCTGTTACACCCTTGCACTCCCAGTGATGTCCTATCCGGTATACATGCTCTTTAATCTCTGGGGCGACTCATTCAGGACATTCATCATCGCTTTGTGGATGATATTGCTCTTGCTCCTGCTCTTCTTGCTCGGGCACCGGTATATTAGGGATCTCAATTACCAAGATCGCTTTCTGGCTTACGGCGGAGTCCTCGCCTTAAGCGCGGCCATATTCTTCAACATCTGCTTCTACGAGCCGTTTTCCTTTAGCCGTGGCATCCAGGCATATGACATAGGCGTCTACCCGGAGGTCGCGGCAATCGTCTTTGCCAACCACATTGCCTTTGCAGTCTGCTGCCTCGTGACCTACCTCATCTTCCGGGAGGTCTTCGCTTCGGAGTGGTGGGGCATCTTCGGTCTCGCAACCCTGGTCGCAGGCTCGTCATACCTCTTCTGGTCGGGAAATGCCAAAGACCACATGCTGACCATTCTCTTCTTCACGATCGTCGTCTACTTCTTCATCCTCTTTCTCAAGCAGGGATCATACCTCCACCTCATCTCGTCCTTCATCGCCGTCGGATGGGTCGCCTGGGTGCGCCCGGAGCTCGGGCTGACACTCGCCATCGGCCTCGTGCTTCTGGCACTGTTCTTTGCCTATCGACGCGGTTTCCGTGCAGCGCTCACGACGCTCGTGTGCTCCGTTGCGATTCTTTTCGGGGCATTGACGCTGCTGCTGAACAACTACGGACTGACGGGACACCCTCTCACCCTCCCATGGATGACGGTCGAGGTGGATCAGGGATTATCAGCAATGGTTAACACGCACTATACGGTTCAGAAGATCGAGATCGCGGCGAACCTGTATCACATCTTCGTCAACCCGGTTTTTGAGAACGCTTCCGGCATCTTTCAGATCTCACCCCTCTCGTTCTTTGCCGTACTCCTCGCCGTGACGCTCGGGTATTTACTCATAACCCGCACGGCAGTTCATCTGGAACCTCTTGATCGGCGCTACATCATCACCTTCGCTGCTATCTCTGCAATCGTAATTTTCGCGTATCTCAGGTCACTCCCCGGCCTCGGCATCAGCCCCGGAATAAATCCCGACATCAGATATCTCTCGCCGCTTTACCTCCCCCTGACGGGGCTCGGGCTGTATGCATTGAAACTGATAGATTTTACCGAGCGGGATATTATTACGTCTTTAAAGACCCTCGGCGCCCTCGCCGTAACCGTCCTGCCGCTCGCCTATGTTATTCAACAATATCTCTGGCCTTCAAGCCTTGCGACGCAGCTGACATTTCTGATGTGGCTCTCATATTCCTTCCTCGCCGTTGC is a window encoding:
- a CDS encoding type IV pilin — its product is MNFRENEDAVSPVIGVILMVAITVILAAVIAAFVFGMAGSVDTQKNVAIGVKQVATNNLQVTVQGGQDLPELQYLKVTIDGGTAIYTIDGQSTLEATTAVKVVTSSLSVGEVFTAAGLSDSNDHVVVVGHFNDGKEQLLIDTNI